Part of the Notamacropus eugenii isolate mMacEug1 chromosome 5, mMacEug1.pri_v2, whole genome shotgun sequence genome is shown below.
ATCCTTAGCATGGATGATCCTAAACCTGCACAGTGATCTTTGTCTGAGTAAATATCTGGATAATCTTCCTCCGGATCTCCTTGGTTTTCACAGTATAGACTATGGGGTTTAGCACAGGGGGAACAAGGAGGTAGGCATTGGCCATGAGGGCGTGAGTCAGAGGTGATAGATGCTTCCCAAAGCGATGAATAACAGAAACACCAATGAGTGGCACATAGAAGATGAGCACAGCACAGATATGGGAAACACAAGTGTTGAGTGCTTTTAGTCGACCCTCTCCAGATGCAATGGACAATACAGTGCACAAGATAAATGCATAGGAAAGGAGTATAGAGAGTGAATCTGAACCTTTAGTGAATACAACAGCAATAAGGCCATAAAGGCTATTTACACGGGTGCTAGCACAGGCAAGACGCATGACATCCTGATGGAGACAAAAGGAATGGGATAGGACAttggaatgatagaaggggagTCGCTTGATGAGAAAGGGCACAGGAAATACCACACAGACAGCTCGTGTGAGGATAGCTGCTCCTATTCTACAGACTACACCGCTGGTAAGGATGGTGCCATACCTCAATGGGTTCTTTATGGCTACAACTCTGTCAAAGGCCATAGCCACCAGCACTCCAGACTCAATGGCTGAGAAAGTATGAATGAAGTACATCTGGACCAGGCAAGCATCAAAGGCAATAATTTTATAATCAAACCAGAAGATTCCTAACATGGAGGGCAAAGTGCAGAGGGCCAATCCTAAGTCTGCCAGTGCTAACATGCACAGGAAGTAGTACATGGGGATGTGCAGGGATGATTCAGATTTGATGGTAGAGATGATGATGCCATTGCCCAAGATAGCAATAACATAGATGAAACCCAGTGGGAATGCCATCcaataatattctttctctagTCCAGGGATTCCTGTCAGGACAAAGTGAAGGTGCTGGAAGAAGGAACGATTGGTGGCTGATATGGGCCGGGTCAATAATAAAGAAGCTCTTGGAATATACTCAGCAGCAAACTCCTGAAAAATGGTGCAGAAACAAATGTGTGTGTAGGACAGCTCTGGGCATGTGTTAAGGCTTTTGTATTGTTCTGAGCACTTTGACCCATCAGCAAGGGTATTGATCTCCAGGGTGCAGATCCTGCTGGCTCAAGGGAGAGCATTTTTACCTTACACAACTGATAGCTGTCAGGACGGATATGACTTTTCAATACCAAACCATTGAATAGTGGTTTGGGGAGCCCAGATCATGGTCACTGTAAATCATCTTCACCAGAAAGAGTACAAACCCAGTATATTTTGCTAAGTAATTGGAGACATAGAATTCATTCATCTTTGGGACGGGGGTAGAGGTGGGGAaaagtggagaagagagaaagggagagaaaggaaaaaagtggtTTCCCCCTAGAGTGAATCAAACACATCAGATTTCATAGTATGAAGTCTTTACTGATTCCTCCATCTACTAGAGCTTCCTCCCTATATTTCTGTATaattgttacacacacacacatacacacacacatgtcatGTGCAAATGCTTGTAGGGGTATATTTGGAGTATGATTGTGTGGGGGTGGGTATAAGTGATTATGTATGACTGTGTATAAGCTCTTTAGTGCAATAGTTTTAAGGATagctaaagttttatttttttaattttttactttgcATCTAGTGGCCAAGACAGTGCCCTAGCTTTTATAacctccttttaactgccctagtTGATTTCTTAGAAATTGtaagcatcatcttcccatgctggaatataaaaagtttaatcttattaactcctttatgatttctatttcttgtttaccttttgatAAAAgcatctcttgagtcttatatttaaaagtcaaatttccaATTtcgttctggtcttttcatcaggaatgtgtgaaaggttttttttttttttttttaaatttcattaaatatcttttttcctaGTAAGGATTATATTCCTTATTGGacagtggaaagagacttgaCTCTGAAGCAATGGGAGTTCAGTTCAAAACCCATCTCTGAAAttaattatctgtgtgaccaCTAAAGAGTACTTAATGTCCTTGTTTATCAATTTCTTCTTTAGTAGTTGTAGTAGGTCTCCAAACCCAAAATAAGGGCTTAGAAATGATAAAATACTGGGCTCAGTTCAAGGTCTCTGTGAGAATAATCTAGTGATTACATGGAGATTGGGCATCAGAGACTATTGATCTGAGTCTCTTACCTGCTAAAAGCCTCAAATAAATGAAATTCCTTGTTTTGTAGTCTCTGGGGATCCTCTGGATCCTTATACAATGCATTGGGGTTTCCTTACCAAGCCCTTGCTTTTTGTAGCAACAGAAAAACCacttacaatattgctcttaaGCCATTTTAGAACCTTTGTGTGGCTGTCATCTGGTCACTACCCTGCATTTAGTTTGTCAGTTTAAGGGTTAGCACAGCCTAGGCTTTGATGAAAAGAAGAATTGGCACCTCTGACTCATGACTTTGAGGGAGATTTGGGAAACAGAACGATCTGTCATTTCATCATTAAAGAAAAGAATCTGTCTGGTATGTCATTCTGTCTGACATTCTTAAACTTGATCTTCCATCTGAATAACTCCCATTCCCACATTCCTCAAATCTAATCCCAGAACCTGAGCTATCCTACAAAGGATTTAAGCAAAATTTACTTTTGGTCTTTAGAGGCTGCTACAAGCCATTGACTCTTTGGCTGTCTGTTTTTTAATTACTTTCAATATGGTTCTGTCTGAATGAGAATCTCACAGAAGATATGGAATTAATGCCACTAGCGTTAGGAGAGGGAGTGCCTGCTCTGAGAAATCAGGTACCTTTAAAAGTTTCTAAATGGCTGGCTGATTCAGCTTTATGGAATGGCTGGTTCTGTCTTCAGTGATTCTGCTGTTTCTAACAAGATGCTCTAGTCCTGCCCAAGCCTCTCAACTGTTCCACTCAGCCAaggtttcttttcatttattattgCTATGTGGgtcttcttccctttctagtAAGGGTTTATTGATATACTCCAGTTAATTTAAGAACTAAGAATAATAAACCATTTCTTTTACTtactttttttctggaaaaaaatttctCTGTGTGCAGAGCAAGGTGTAAAACAAAAGAAGGGGAAgtgaagagacagaaatgaggaaagaaaggaaggggagaaaagggagggaaagaaatggaaaagtagaaagggaaagggaagagaagagaagaggaagagaaaagagaaagagaaaggatgaaaaaaggaAACCCTCAACTAGAGTGCAGATCTATCCTCAGAAATATTTGCCCTGTACATTGTGGTTGCATTGCTTATCcagcctccctccccaccaccaggCATGGTTCACACAGAAGACTTTTCCCAAGCACTAGGACCCCTAACAACCTTTGCTACTCtgtataagaatatatatatatatatatgtgtgtgtgtgtgtgtgtgtgtgtgtgtgtgtgtgtgtgtgtatgcatgtatatatatacatatatatgtacatatagacatacacacacacacacacacacattgtaagTGGGAGGTAATTTCAAATGGAAAGTACCAACAGTGGGGATCAggtaagggagaaaggaaatgaggcaGGAGATAAAGTTCAAGGGAGCTTTTGTCaccatttataaaacatttatactTGATAAAATGAGGAGGATTCCCAGTGTCCCCAAGGCAGGATATCTAACTGAACCCTGGGAAACTAGGAGTGTCAACCTGCATATTATTTTACATACAATGATAACTTTTTTATTTGAGTTGTGCCTCTttcaaagtagaatttgaaaacCTGTTACTTCATTAGAGCCTTATAATAACTTCATCAGCAGGTGGGCAGGGATTCTTAAACATGTTTCTGAGCCTCTGAGAAGCCATGAGACTTGTTTAAATTCACACAGTGCATTAGTGAACTGAAGAGAGCTGGAACTAAAAACCAGATCTCTTTCCCTGGATTTCTTCCAGCCCTACTCAGTCTCGCTTAAACTAAAAATTATACTTACATGTTATTGATAGCAAGAATAGGAAATGAAACTGCTTGCTTGTACAGTTAACAGAGAAAATTTCATATTCTTCACCTCCATgcatgagaaaaaaatgtaggATCTGGGGCAGCAGGACacaattccatttcctttcttgaaTGTTTCCTAGACATCAAGACTTTGTACTCTCTCCTATTGCAATGTTCAATTtccattaaaataatatattttggaGCAGGGTGACAGAGCACCATGTATACAGATGGGTAAACACCAAccaaacataaaatatatttactttttcaAGGCAAGGATTAATAGTTgggaattgggaaaaaaatttgctCTAGGAGATGGCGCATGACCTAAACCTTGAATGGTCTAGCTAAAATTATGTAGGATATTATTCTAGGTCTGGACATCAGCTTGGGCAAAGGTATAGAGAGTTAGGAGATGTAATATTGTGTATGGGGAACATCAAGTAAAGAGTTTGGCTCTAATAAAGCAGAGCAGGATGAACCTGTGAAATTGTCATAGATGGAGGTTAGAATCCTGGAACTGGAGGAGAACTTATAGGTTGTGTTGTCCTAGcctttcattttagaggtgaaaaaGAAGGCaccagtgaagtgacttgcccatcatcAAACATCATCAAACATAACCCTTTGTTGTTATGAGATATTCACTTATGTAACATAATTTCAGGAATATCAGGAAGGTCTGCCATTTAATACTTTTGCCATCTGAAATTTTTTTAAGAGATATTATTCTATATTCAAATAAGATTTAAATTGCAACTTTCCCTGTGGCTCAGTGAAACAGAAAGTACAGTGTGTGATTAAATGATATCTGAGAGACTTTCATTGATTCAGTTTTTCCCTCAGAAAGGAGCAGTATATACAATGGCAGAGAAGGACCTAAGATGATATAGTTTATGATATGAAACAGAGTGAATACAGAGTCTGGGACTCCAGCAGAGTATTCTCATAAATGTACCTAAACATACTTAATTCTTCCATGAAAGGTGAAGACTCACATTAATTCCCAGGCTTTCCATTGCTCTTGCTGGGGGTGAGGTGGTAGCTACCTTGAATAtgacaggaaagaagaaagtgtgTGCCTGGTATCCAGCCAAGGATAATAAATCTCTGGAAAAGAAGCTCGTCTTTCTGGAAAAGAAATTTAGATTATGGGAGAGAAGGAAACCATGGCATTAAATTTCTtggcagagggagaaaaaaagagaataagactGAATACACAACTAGTGTCAGTGTTAAATTGCACCACCCTTTAAGCCAACCTTAGCCCCCACTATACACAGTGATTCACCTGGTTTTCCACATTGGAATTAGATTCCAGCTTGGAGGTGCTAGCTGAAAAAACCTTAGGCTCTCTGGGGAAGCCTACTCTGGCAACAATTAATATAAGATTagagcttttattttattggcaATCTAGGCTTTCCCCAGGGAATTCTATTATCCTTCCAGGACCTAAAGAGACCTGGTGCCCCTAAGGCTTTCCCAAATTAGTTCCTTTAACCTTGGGGAGCCAGACAGGGAAAGGCTAAGAGGATGCTTGAAACTGTGAGAATATGTCATTCTAGTCAAATGCTGGATTAGATGCCTCTGGACTTGCTTTCAGTTCTAACCACAGTTTTCTAAAAAGTAACCTCAAGTTCTTGTAAGGAGTTGGTAAAATAGATATGATGATGGACCTGGAGATAGGATGCTGGACCTAGTAGACAGTGCTGGAGGCAGGAagttttgatttcaaatccagtctcagataattccaaatgactcatgatgaaaaatgctacctacctgcagagagagagagagagacctaaggaactctgagtgcagactgaagcatttttttcactttattttacttcaccccccccccccaacacggCCAATATGGACAATTGATTAGCATGAATTTATATGCATAATGGGCCTTATACTTCTTGCTTTCTCCATGAGTTGGGAAGGTatagaagaaaggagaatattTTGAATTGAAAGAgttaaaagtttaaaaacattctagattcagacacttagtaacttgtaaatctggacaagtcatttgatctctgtctgcattagtttccttatttataaaatgggcataataatagcatctacctcacagcagtgttgtgaggatcaaatgagctaatatttataaagtattttgcacagtgtctggcatgttaGATGCCTAATGAagatcctctctttctcccttctctccttttctacctTTGGAGTTCTTTGCCAGAGAAAAACTCTGTAATTATAACAATGGAGTCCTATTTAGTCTGAAGTCACTAATAAGAGTTGTCTTCTACTTGAAAGGGATTCCCTTTCACCTAGTCTAACCCTTTCTTAATTCCTCTAGGTAGAATTCACATACAGAGATTTGTCACtataacatacacacatgtagacaAATACAAATTTaggcatgtacatatatatatatatgaaattcttagaggagaagttaagggagttacaggaagaaatagacagcaaagacctcaacttccccctctctgaacctgataaatctaacctcaaaataaagaagaaagaagttaaggaggtgaataaaactcagGACatggtagatatgatagatgtctggagaaaactgaatgagtatagaaggaatatacttttttctcagtggtatatggcacatatgcaaaaattgaccaagtactagggcataaaaaccttacgatccagtacagaaaggcagagatagtcaaagcacctttctcagatcataatgcaataagaaTCATATGCGGTAAAAGACCATGGAAGGAGAGGCCAACAATTAATTTAatagtaaataatctaatcctacagaatgagtgggttaaacaatagattatagaaataatcaacaatttcattcaggagactgacaataatgagacaacctaccaaaacttatgggatgctgcaaaagcagttcttaggggaagttttatatcattgaacacctacttgaataaaacagagaaagaagagattgaTTAATTgagcatgcagctaaaaaagccagaaaaagaacaaattgaaatcctccaggtaaataccaaattagaaacactgaaaaccaaaggagagattaataaaaataaaattaagaaaactgttgaactaataaataaaactgagttggttttatgaaaaaaacaaacaaagttgataaacctttggtcaatttgattaaaaataaagaaagaagaaaataaaattaccaatatcaaagatgaaaagagtaaactcacctccaatgaggaggaaattaaaacaataattagaaattactttccccagttgtatgcccataaatttgacaatctaagtgaggtggatgaatatttaaaaaatataaattgcccagaataacagGAGAGGAAACAgtatacttaaataaccccatctcagaagaagaaattgaaaagaaatttcatcaatgaaatccctaggaaaaaatctccagggtcagattgatttacaagtgaattctatcaaacattccaagaacagttaattccaataccatatagactaaTTGGGAAAATgggtgaaggagtcctaccaaattctttttaggatgcaaatatggttctgatacctaaaccaggaagagccaaaacagagaaagaaaattataaaccaatttctctaatgaatattgatgcaagaAATTTTTAATGagatacagcaacttatcatgagaataatacattatgatcaggtaggattaaTTTCTTTTGAGGGGTTGACAATCACTttgatcaagcacatgtatcattcctttcgCCAAGTaaatgtatcattcacctagtttggGGGAGTgagcatcctgaacttcaaagacaatacagagaaatcaaagatcaacagacatagctTCTTCTTCCTGACCATAATTGAATAGACAggcccaactgtctgaccatagttaccagaaagggaagcacaaacatctgggttttcaaagcaaggGGGCTTCTTTGTGacttcccagagttctcatctggacaaacaaacacttccagtcaggaagatccaaaatAAAACTCCAACTCAGTGTATTTTTAcgatttttagagccagagggcatcacaacccttgagaatcaatgtctcattaacaaaaggcatgggtCTTCCCAcagatcttccctaatcaaacttcacttaatgggcaggcctattaatgggttgGAAAGATCTTtgatcacattaaaataattaacaatgcaaatacatatactgtttctagttaaagaaagtcttgtttctatactttactcctagtaaagactcttgattgataaaggcaagattcaatcaggggCACTTGGTTATACTAAAAGAAAGACAgtaaaagattctattttgcttgccatcacactccaCACTTCCAGGATCCAGGCTATTTAGATTGTAAAGCCAAGGATTCTGAAACAAATAGAATCATTACACTTTGTGATCCCaaatccaggtgatttaagcagatcacacAGGAAACTTGTATCTGaataggcattaacatttctttagtAAATACAAACATAGttcccacaaaataaacacatggtaaactttacatttgcagaatacataacatAGAGTCTCATTACAAGGTTAGCCATATAGATTTAAATAAAGACAAAGGCATATGCATAACATAACATCATTCTTTTAGGAGAGAGCAACtagctcctccttcctcaatcccaAAAAGAAATGTCCAAGCAAAGTCTTCTGAGGGGTATGGCCTCCCCACCCTGCCATTTTAAGCACTCTCAAGTGAAGACTCTAATAAGCCAAGTCTGAGTCTTAATGCTCCAGCCCCTCTTCCCTCAGTCCTGAGAGGTGGTTGGGCCACAAACTCATCAGGGTGGAGTCATTGGGGGGTACAAGGCACTTCCTCCTACCTACTGTATGCAACTCCACCCACTGGGTCCCAAACCATCCCAGGAAAATGCTAAAAAACACACTCAGTGCCTTGATGAGGAGTCCCTATCTTGTGTCAGGGCTGAACCCTAAATTCCTgggttcctcctcctccagcaggAGATGGCTGCTCACAGCTCCCACCAAGGTCTGCTCTCAGGTAGCTTTCTGTTCCAACTTCCAACTTTCATTCCTGTTCCACCATTCATCTCTCCAAGGTTGGCACACTGGCAGTTTTCTGATTTTGCTCTCACCTCACCAAGGTCAGCAGACCGGCAGTTCCTCTCTTCTGCTAGGTCAGTATGAAGGCAGTTTTTTGCTTGGGTTCCAAAGCTCTGTATGCAATACAATCTCAGGGAGTTTACCCCTCCAGGACAGTCCAGAGCTGGGTTAATCCACTTGAGCCCTGGCTCTGGACACCCCCACTTTCAGTGATTCCACAAAACCAAAGCCATCACAAATGGGAAACAACAGAGACCAGCGTGACAAGCACAGACAGACCAGTACAATAGGTGCAGACCAGCACAGAGCACAGACCAGTGCaaagcagcagggacaggacccaaaGCAGGTTTCAGGAAGTCACCAACAGcaattcccagattcctcaacccacaaatgccacaggcagcttcaaaggtcagtgggagggctccttcacccaggagagggaaGCACAGTCTAGACCTCCGGCAGAAGGCACTGCAGTGGCAGCTGCCATTTGCAGAGCCCTCCACCTatagcccctgggggaattgaaggaCTGAtagaatctcagccctgagtggcagccccaGGGGGAATTGAGTCACTGATCTGATTTTCAGCCCTGTGCTACACCCagtggtgaggaggagcactggcattgGAGATAGAGATAGTTGTGGTGAGGAAATttaattgcagattctgggcagaaaagtttttggttgctcccagaccagtgtgccagtcaggagaggagtaaacacctatCCCTtgagagaaactgagaacttacaggtccccagaatataccgtCCTCtggacaaaggtctcaaaagtcaattaattgacttggaaaatgcccaaaaaagggagaaaagataagactacagaaagttagcttcttggtgaacaggtattttctcccatcctatcagatgaggaagaataaagcataacatcagagcaagtcaaggcttctatgtccaaaacatcaaaaataaatatgcaatggtctcaggccatggaagagctcaaaaatgattttgaaaatcaagtaagagaggtgaaggaaaaattgggaagagaaattagagtgaggcaagaaaatcatgaaaagcatgtCAACAACTCtctaaaggagaaccaagaaaatgctgaagaaaatagtacctttaaaaataggataactcaattggcaaaagaggtccaaaaagccaatgaggagtagaatgctttaaaaaacagaattagccaaaggaaaaaggaagttcaaaagctcactgaagaaaacagttttttaaaaaaaattagaacgaaacagatggaagctaatgactttatgaaaaaccaaggaatcacaaaacaaaaccaaaagaataaaaaaaaattgaagataatgtgaaatatctcattggaaaaacaaatgacctggaaaataaatccaggagagacaatttaaaaattatacgACTGCctgaaaccatgaaaaaaaaaaaaagcttagacatcatttttcatgaaattatgaaggaaaactgccctgatattctaggacccgagggaaaaataaatattgaaagaatccacagatcacctcctgaaagagatctgaagagagaaactcctaagaatataggagtcaaattccagagttcccaggtcaaagagaatatattgcaaacagccagaaagaaatggtATGAGTAttgtgtggaaatacaatcaggataacacgggatctggtagcttccttattaagggattaaagggcttgggatatgatattccagaagtcaaagtaactgggattaaaaccaagaatcacctaccatacaactcagtataatacttcaggggaaaaaatggtcattcaatgaaatagaggaatttcaagcattctagaTGAGAAgatcagaattgaatagaaaatttgactttcaaacacaagaatcaagaaaagcaataaaacataaacaggaaagaaaaaacataatgacttttcaaagttgaactgtttatattcctacattgaaagacaatgtttgtaactcttgttttctcagtatttaggtagttagagggattatacacccacacccacacacacatacacacatgcacatacatgcacacacataaacagggaacacagggtgagttgaataagaagggatgatacctaaaaaaataaaataaaattgagggatgagagaggaatatattgggaggagaaagggagaaatgaaatggggtaaattatcacacatcaaggaggcaaaaaaaagcttcctcagtggaggagaaaagggaagatgtgagagaggaacaaggaagcttactcttttcacatttggcttgagggaatgacatgctcactcagtttggtatgaaaatatatcttgcactacagaagggtaggggaggagagaacaactggggtgagggggatgatagaacggaaggaaaatgggagaagggagtaatcagaagtaaacccttttggggagggacaaggtcaaaagagagaataaaataaatggggggcaggatatgataagagagaaatatagttagtcttacacaaccttTTATGGacatcttttgcaaaactacatttATACAGCCTGTATTGATTgcctgtcttctcagtggggatgggtggggagggaggaagggagagaagttagaattaaaaatgttaggaatgaatgttgagaactgtttttgcatacaattgggaaatacaaaatgcaggtaatggggtatagaaatctatcttgccctacaagacaagagagaagaaggggagaagggaagggaggggtgtgatagaaaggagggcatattgagggaaggggtaatcagaagacAAGGTGTTATGagatggtgggaggggagagatggggagaaaatttggaactcaaaattttgtggaaatgaatgttgaaaacttaaaataaataagtaaacactaaagaaaataaataaataaataaatcagaagGGAAAAGTAAGTGGGAAACAACAATTATCCCAGTTCCACAAAACTCcatcctttatttttaatgtatgcaGATCCTACTGCTTAGGCCAtaatgtaacagtaagcaccccaaatGACTTGGAGGGCCTGCTAtcccaggttcttagatctgcattcataaaaataaaggagacttttgaggggttaacaatcactttaatcaagcacatgtatcactcCTTTAACTAAGTATGTACATTATTCACCTACTTTGAGGAAGTCAGCaacctgaacttcaaagaaaatacctagaaatcaaagatcaacagacatggcttacTCTGCCTGACTATTATTCAATAGACAAGttcaattgtctgaccatagttaccagagaaggaagcacagatatctgggttttcaaaaccagggtGCTACTcagtagcttcccagagtcctcatctggccaaacaaacactacCAGTCAGTAAGCCCTCAATCAGTTAGGATTAATACCAGGAATGCagtgctggttcaatattaggaaaactatcagcgtgattgatcatatcagcaacaaaactaacagaaaccatattattatctcaatagatgcagaaaaagcttttcacaaaatacaacactcattcctactgaaaacactggcacagaaataaatggaactttccgtAAAATAAGAAGCAGTATCTCCCCAAAAACTATCAGCaaccattatatgcaatggggataagctagatgcatttccaataagaacaggggtgaaacaagcatgtgcattatcaccattgttattcaatatggcactagaaatgttagctttagcaataagagaagaaaaagaaattcaaggatttagaacaggcaaagaagaaactaaattatcactctttgcagatgacatgatgatatacttagagaatcctagagactCAAgtgaaaaaactacttgaaacaataaacttTGGCAGaattgcagattacaaaataaacccacataaaacatgtacatttctatatattgcaagcaagagatataaagagaaatcccatttaaagctatggtagctAGAAactatctgggagtctacctgcccaaacaaacctagggacttcatgaacacaattacaaaatacttttcacacaaataaagtcacatccaagtaagtggaaaaacatcagttgctcatgggtaggcagagttaatataatataaacagtttga
Proteins encoded:
- the LOC140507610 gene encoding olfactory receptor 51H1-like, which gives rise to MAAATAVPSAGGLDCASLSWSFGTQAKNCLHTDLAEERNCRSADLGEVRAKSENCQCANLGEMNGGTGMKEFAAEYIPRASLLLTRPISATNRSFFQHLHFVLTGIPGLEKEYYWMAFPLGFIYVIAILGNGIIISTIKSESSLHIPMYYFLCMLALADLGLALCTLPSMLGIFWFDYKIIAFDACLVQMYFIHTFSAIESGVLVAMAFDRVVAIKNPLRYGTILTSGVVCRIGAAILTRAVCVVFPVPFLIKRLPFYHSNVLSHSFCLHQDVMRLACASTRVNSLYGLIAVVFTKGSDSLSILLSYAFILCTVLSIASGEGRLKALNTCVSHICAVLIFYVPLIGVSVIHRFGKHLSPLTHALMANAYLLVPPVLNPIVYTVKTKEIRRKIIQIFTQTKITVQV